A window of the Longimicrobiales bacterium genome harbors these coding sequences:
- a CDS encoding ABC transporter ATP-binding protein, translated as MSELRSVLPYVRPYAAGITAGLALIVVSNGFGILVPWLIGRAIDALYVPETTRTELLRFAAFVIGAALLSGAARFGMRQLLNAISRRIEADLRDAFFAHLIRLDATFFGATRTGDLMSRATNDLQAVRQAVGPGIMYLTNTIVGTAAALVFMLSYSTSLTLIALVPLAILPFVMKYFGRVIHQKAERIQDHLGVLSSMVQENLTGVRIVRAYNQEEAQKAEFDELNREYLERNMALARTSAVFHPSLSILTGLGLLAVLWFGGQQAIAGQISSGDFVAFIFYLAMLTWPMIALGWVINLFQRGAASMGRINRIMTTAPTVTEPARPATMPAIRGEIEFRGVSFRYPGTERWVLRDVSFRIPAGQTVALVGPTGSGKSTVIALLTRRYDVTEGSVLIDDVPIDRIGLDQLRAAIGVVPQDAFVFSDTIENNIALSVPDGAGRSDRVRWASDVAQLTDTIAGFPLGFATRLGERGVNLSGGQRQRATLARALARDPVILVLDDALSAVDTHTEKRILAGLRDVMRERTAVVVSHRVSAVMGADQILVLDEGRIAERGTHSELLRADGVYARLLERQLLEEGLEAEPLAADKGGI; from the coding sequence GTGTCTGAACTGCGCAGTGTCCTCCCATACGTACGCCCCTACGCGGCCGGGATAACGGCCGGGCTGGCGCTCATCGTCGTGTCCAACGGTTTCGGCATCCTGGTACCGTGGCTGATCGGGCGCGCCATCGACGCCCTTTACGTTCCCGAAACGACGCGCACGGAGCTCCTGCGTTTTGCCGCGTTCGTCATCGGTGCCGCACTGCTGTCGGGCGCCGCCCGCTTCGGCATGCGGCAGCTGCTGAATGCGATCAGCCGGCGTATCGAGGCGGATCTGCGCGACGCATTCTTTGCCCACCTCATCCGGCTCGACGCGACGTTTTTCGGCGCCACGCGCACCGGCGATCTCATGAGCCGGGCGACGAATGATCTGCAGGCCGTGCGGCAGGCTGTCGGGCCGGGGATCATGTATCTGACGAACACGATCGTCGGCACGGCCGCGGCGCTCGTGTTCATGCTGAGCTACAGCACGTCGCTCACGCTCATCGCGCTCGTGCCGCTCGCGATCCTGCCATTCGTCATGAAGTACTTCGGCCGCGTCATTCACCAGAAGGCCGAGCGCATCCAGGACCATCTCGGTGTCCTGTCGAGCATGGTGCAGGAGAACCTGACGGGTGTGCGCATCGTGCGCGCGTACAATCAGGAGGAGGCGCAGAAGGCGGAGTTCGACGAATTGAACCGCGAGTACCTGGAGCGTAACATGGCGCTCGCGCGCACATCGGCCGTGTTCCATCCGAGCCTCAGCATCCTCACCGGACTGGGTCTCCTGGCCGTGCTCTGGTTCGGCGGGCAGCAGGCCATTGCAGGTCAAATATCGAGCGGCGACTTCGTCGCGTTCATCTTCTACCTGGCCATGCTCACGTGGCCCATGATCGCGCTCGGGTGGGTGATCAATCTGTTCCAGCGCGGTGCGGCTTCGATGGGCCGTATCAACCGCATCATGACCACTGCACCGACCGTAACCGAGCCCGCGCGTCCGGCGACAATGCCGGCGATCAGGGGTGAGATCGAGTTCCGCGGTGTGTCCTTCCGCTATCCCGGCACGGAGCGCTGGGTACTGCGCGACGTTTCGTTCCGCATACCCGCCGGACAGACCGTGGCGCTCGTCGGGCCCACGGGCTCGGGCAAGTCGACGGTGATCGCATTGCTCACGCGTCGCTATGACGTGACGGAAGGCAGCGTGCTGATCGACGACGTGCCGATCGACCGCATCGGGCTCGACCAGTTGCGCGCCGCGATCGGCGTGGTGCCGCAGGACGCCTTCGTGTTCTCCGACACGATCGAGAACAACATCGCTCTCAGCGTGCCGGACGGCGCCGGCCGTTCGGACCGCGTCCGCTGGGCCAGCGATGTCGCGCAACTCACCGACACCATCGCCGGCTTCCCGCTCGGCTTTGCCACGCGCCTCGGTGAGCGCGGCGTCAACCTGTCAGGCGGTCAGCGCCAGCGGGCGACGCTCGCCCGGGCACTCGCGCGCGATCCCGTGATCCTGGTGCTCGATGATGCGCTGAGCGCTGTCGATACACACACGGAGAAGAGGATTCTTGCCGGGTTGCGGGATGTGATGCGTGAGCGTACGGCCGTGGTGGTGAGTCACCGCGTCAGCGCGGTGATGGGCGCAGATCAGATCCTGGTTCTGGACGAGGGCAGAATCGCGGAGCGGGGCACTCACAGCGAGCTGCTGCGGGCGGATGGCGTCTACGCGCGCCTGCTCGAACGCCAGCTGCTGGAGGAAGGCCTGGAGGCGGAGCCGCTTGCCGCGGATAAGGGGGGCATCTAG
- a CDS encoding alkaline phosphatase family protein, translating into MSTPGRLKRLRRSLYRFYYRLKYFPFTGERRRRLEREERGFVVIQIDALAHQDLLRAIEGGYAPRLRRLIERDGWELRRFPAGLPSATPAAQAAIFFGTKQDIPAFRFYEKKERRLIIGSKPADVQHIRDRLPESGILDGGSGYVNIYDGGADRAIFTLAAKKPQPFLQKMGGGRVALLMLLHPVRMLRMVFDSAVEYLREEVVRFWGQMRGEYTYYWWYLPFLHIGTNVVLRELQTLAVLLDIYTGVPAIYTTYNVYDEFAHHFGPGSRTAFSSVRALDRRIAHILRMLRRAPGRPYDLYILSDHGQTPSVPYRVRFGETLGETIENAARHGVLVMAGTGDYSLEHQDVMDFLVQELEHVSGESSLPARTAGLGLGRWIRQHYNLFPLVAETVREAEESQVVVTYSSSLAHVYWTQPERSLSFDEIRNDPDRRALYYFLVAHTGIGCVITRMLDGAHVETLRGRALVMPDGSMELLSGVDPLRDYASTDVERKAIADLAAMRNSGDLMLFGAYDAEQDFCICFDDQIGAHGAMGGRQSWPFLLTPRGLVPEDYTIDDPLDLHPLFARYSGRSHGKAPPRHPDEQRTAFTG; encoded by the coding sequence ATGTCGACTCCGGGCAGATTGAAGCGGCTTCGACGCTCGCTTTATCGCTTCTATTACCGTCTGAAGTACTTTCCGTTCACCGGCGAGCGTCGCCGACGCCTCGAACGCGAGGAGCGGGGGTTCGTCGTCATCCAGATCGACGCCCTCGCACACCAGGACCTGCTCCGCGCCATCGAGGGCGGCTACGCCCCGCGCCTCCGCCGCCTGATCGAGCGCGACGGCTGGGAGCTGCGCCGCTTCCCGGCCGGTCTGCCGAGCGCCACGCCCGCCGCTCAGGCCGCCATTTTCTTCGGCACCAAGCAGGATATTCCAGCTTTCCGCTTCTACGAGAAGAAGGAACGGCGCCTCATCATAGGCTCCAAACCTGCCGACGTACAGCACATCCGTGACCGCCTCCCCGAATCCGGCATCCTCGATGGCGGCTCCGGCTACGTGAATATCTACGATGGCGGGGCCGACCGCGCCATTTTCACTCTCGCCGCCAAGAAGCCGCAGCCGTTTCTGCAGAAGATGGGCGGCGGCCGCGTGGCGCTGCTGATGCTGCTCCATCCGGTCCGCATGCTGCGCATGGTGTTCGACAGTGCGGTCGAGTACCTGCGCGAGGAGGTCGTGCGCTTCTGGGGTCAGATGCGCGGCGAGTACACGTACTACTGGTGGTATCTCCCGTTTCTCCACATCGGCACGAATGTCGTCCTGCGCGAGCTCCAGACTCTCGCCGTCCTGCTGGATATCTACACGGGCGTGCCGGCGATCTACACCACCTACAACGTGTACGACGAATTCGCCCACCATTTTGGCCCCGGCTCGCGCACCGCGTTCAGCAGTGTGCGCGCGCTCGACCGCCGCATCGCGCACATCCTCCGCATGCTGCGACGTGCCCCGGGCCGGCCGTACGATCTCTACATACTCAGCGACCACGGCCAGACGCCCTCGGTGCCCTACCGTGTCCGCTTCGGTGAGACACTCGGCGAGACCATCGAGAACGCCGCACGCCACGGCGTGCTCGTGATGGCGGGCACGGGTGATTACTCGCTCGAGCATCAGGACGTCATGGACTTCCTGGTGCAGGAGCTCGAGCACGTATCGGGCGAGTCGAGCCTGCCCGCGCGCACGGCCGGGCTCGGCCTGGGCCGCTGGATCCGCCAGCACTACAACCTGTTCCCGCTGGTCGCGGAAACCGTGCGTGAGGCGGAGGAATCGCAGGTGGTCGTCACCTACTCATCGTCTCTCGCGCACGTCTACTGGACGCAGCCTGAGCGTTCGCTATCCTTCGACGAGATCCGCAACGATCCGGACCGGCGCGCGCTCTACTACTTTCTCGTCGCACACACCGGCATCGGCTGCGTCATCACGCGCATGCTCGATGGCGCGCACGTCGAGACGCTGCGCGGCCGCGCGCTCGTGATGCCCGACGGCAGCATGGAACTGCTCTCGGGCGTGGATCCGCTGCGCGATTACGCGTCCACCGATGTCGAACGCAAGGCGATAGCCGACCTCGCCGCCATGCGCAATTCCGGCGACCTCATGCTGTTCGGTGCCTATGATGCGGAGCAGGATTTCTGCATCTGCTTCGACGACCAGATCGGTGCGCACGGCGCCATGGGCGGGCGTCAGTCATGGCCGTTCCTGCTGACTCCGCGCGGACTGGTGCCCGAGGATTACACGATCGACGATCCGCTCGATCTGCACCCTCTCTTCGCCCGTTACTCCGGCCGCTCCCATGGCAAGGCGCCGCCACGACACCCCGACGAGCAGCGCACCGCGTTCACCGGCTGA
- a CDS encoding PHP domain-containing protein → MNIDMHLHTRGSFDCLSDPQAVVECALARGMDRICVTDHNEIRVALELQRVWPDRVIVGEEVKTAERVDIIGLFLTDVIPKGTPARETCERIRAQGGIVYVPHPFAGGKGGGGAILESIEDLIDALEGFNARIHDPALNERAVAWARARDIPLGAGSDAHTLREVGRAWADVPAFEDAAGFKAALRSGTIHGSSSSRMVHVASTWAKVHKRIAGR, encoded by the coding sequence ATGAATATCGACATGCACCTGCACACGCGCGGCTCCTTCGACTGCCTCAGCGATCCGCAGGCGGTAGTGGAGTGCGCGCTCGCACGCGGCATGGACCGGATCTGCGTGACGGACCACAACGAGATCCGGGTCGCGCTGGAGCTCCAGCGCGTCTGGCCGGACCGGGTCATCGTGGGTGAGGAAGTGAAGACAGCGGAGCGCGTCGACATCATTGGCCTGTTCCTCACCGATGTCATACCGAAGGGGACTCCCGCGCGCGAGACGTGCGAGCGGATCCGGGCGCAGGGCGGTATCGTTTACGTGCCGCACCCGTTCGCGGGCGGCAAGGGCGGTGGCGGCGCCATTCTCGAATCCATTGAGGACCTGATCGATGCTTTGGAGGGTTTCAACGCGCGCATTCACGATCCCGCGCTGAACGAGCGGGCGGTGGCATGGGCACGCGCGCGCGACATTCCGCTTGGCGCCGGCTCGGATGCGCACACCCTGCGTGAGGTTGGCCGCGCCTGGGCAGATGTGCCCGCGTTCGAAGACGCCGCCGGCTTCAAGGCCGCGCTGCGCAGCGGAACGATCCATGGCTCGTCGTCATCGCGCATGGTGCACGTCGCGTCGACCTGGGCCAAGGTGCACAAACGGATTGCAGGCAGATGA
- a CDS encoding response regulator has translation MTTLANTILLVEDDPLLRHAFRLLLEDAGYEVTEAGTAAQALDEAAARKPALVLLDLGLPDRPGLEVARHITSQPETAGVRVVALTGRVGAHERDACFEAGCTHFFTKPIEPRELLRRLPELLEQA, from the coding sequence ATGACCACTCTCGCCAACACCATTCTGCTCGTCGAAGACGACCCCCTCCTCCGCCATGCGTTTCGGCTGCTGCTCGAAGACGCAGGTTACGAGGTGACCGAGGCCGGGACGGCAGCTCAGGCGCTCGATGAAGCGGCGGCTCGCAAGCCTGCGCTCGTCCTGCTCGACCTCGGATTGCCTGACCGACCCGGGCTGGAGGTCGCCCGCCACATTACGTCCCAGCCGGAGACAGCCGGGGTGCGCGTCGTCGCGCTGACCGGCCGAGTCGGCGCGCATGAGCGAGACGCCTGTTTCGAGGCTGGCTGCACCCACTTCTTCACGAAGCCCATCGAACCGCGCGAGCTGCTGCGTCGGCTGCCCGAGCTGCTCGAACAGGCCTGA
- a CDS encoding cytochrome c biogenesis protein CcdA, producing the protein MDGSITFAAAFAAGVLSFLSPCVLPIVPGYLGFITGMSLDEMREGTSRRAVLVPALFFVAGFTLIFLLLGASATLIGQVLKVYQDWIARIGGLLIIVFGLHLLGVFRIGSLMRERRVQLSRTPAGYAGATVAGFAFGAGWTPCLGPILGGLLTYASARATLGQGMALLGSYSLGLALPFLLAALATGAFLRASHRMRRAIPIIEKVSGAMLVAIGLLLVSGTFTVLSGWLTQMTPSFILDRL; encoded by the coding sequence ATGGACGGTTCCATAACATTCGCCGCGGCCTTTGCCGCAGGCGTGCTTTCATTCCTCTCGCCGTGCGTACTGCCGATCGTACCCGGCTACCTTGGTTTCATCACCGGCATGTCACTGGATGAGATGCGCGAGGGGACATCGAGGCGCGCCGTGCTGGTGCCGGCGCTGTTCTTCGTTGCCGGCTTCACTCTCATCTTTCTGCTCCTCGGCGCGTCGGCCACGCTCATCGGGCAGGTCCTGAAGGTATATCAGGACTGGATCGCGCGCATAGGAGGCCTGCTCATCATCGTGTTCGGCCTGCACCTGCTCGGCGTGTTCCGCATCGGCTCACTCATGCGGGAACGACGGGTCCAGCTGAGCCGCACACCCGCAGGTTACGCAGGGGCGACGGTCGCCGGTTTCGCATTTGGTGCCGGCTGGACTCCGTGCCTTGGCCCGATCCTGGGCGGCCTGCTGACCTACGCGTCCGCCCGGGCCACGCTCGGCCAGGGGATGGCACTGCTCGGCAGCTATTCGCTCGGGCTGGCGCTGCCGTTCCTGCTGGCCGCACTGGCGACCGGCGCGTTCCTGCGCGCCTCGCACCGCATGCGCCGTGCGATCCCCATCATCGAGAAGGTCTCCGGCGCGATGCTGGTCGCGATCGGTCTGCTGCTCGTGAGCGGCACGTTCACCGTGCTGTCCGGCTGGCTGACGCAGATGACGCCGTCGTTCATCCTGGACCGCCTCTGA
- a CDS encoding Fur family transcriptional regulator: protein MSFVHLFRRYLREQGLPVTQQREAIAEVVFASSEHLSVEELENLLRERGERIGKATIYRTLEMLVKSGLVEEHDFGEGFKRYEHLFGQKPVREHLICTECGKVAEIHSTELVRMQEEAARRQGFQPSRYRLQIYGLCADCQAAGAELRWEGLSCPIESI, encoded by the coding sequence ATGAGCTTCGTACATCTGTTCCGCCGATATCTTCGTGAGCAGGGTCTGCCGGTAACGCAACAGCGCGAAGCGATCGCTGAGGTGGTGTTCGCGTCGTCGGAGCACCTGTCCGTGGAAGAGCTGGAGAACCTGCTGCGGGAGCGGGGTGAGCGGATCGGGAAGGCGACGATCTACCGCACGCTCGAGATGCTTGTGAAGAGCGGGCTGGTGGAAGAGCACGACTTCGGCGAGGGGTTCAAGCGATATGAGCATCTGTTCGGGCAGAAGCCGGTGCGCGAGCACCTGATCTGCACGGAATGCGGCAAGGTGGCAGAGATACACAGCACGGAGCTCGTGCGGATGCAGGAGGAGGCGGCGCGGCGACAAGGCTTCCAGCCGTCGCGGTACAGACTCCAGATCTATGGACTGTGCGCGGATTGCCAGGCGGCCGGTGCGGAACTGAGGTGGGAAGGCCTGAGCTGTCCGATCGAATCCATCTAG
- a CDS encoding bifunctional oligoribonuclease/PAP phosphatase NrnA, whose protein sequence is MNRDRMTGTNGVLPIRRAAARRIVERIEEADRIVLTTHVNADGDGAGSEVAMAHWLIGAGKIVTIVNPTPFPAMFQFLIEDPTILATAGSPAADRAIAEADLLIVLDTAEPGRIGKVAKAAAQKTVVVIDHHVHSDSMLDGLMLQDVTACATGELVFDLLEAAELPTPWPQVVLEGLYTAVVTDTGSFRFSNTTPRAHQVAGELIAQGVDPELMYRRIYATVPLRRVELLRHALQQLEVDPDYPITWITIHRGIMEELGTGTEDLEGVVDHARSIEGTELAILFRETADGATKISLRSAGAVDVNAIARQFGGGGHVKAAGALMSDRIDVARARVLDAARTALRDAGLTFRPPISPG, encoded by the coding sequence ATGAACAGGGACAGGATGACAGGGACGAACGGGGTTCTCCCCATCAGGCGGGCGGCAGCGCGGCGAATCGTCGAGAGGATCGAGGAGGCGGATCGCATCGTGCTCACCACGCACGTCAATGCCGACGGCGATGGTGCCGGCTCCGAAGTCGCCATGGCACACTGGCTGATCGGGGCGGGGAAGATCGTCACGATCGTGAACCCCACTCCGTTTCCGGCGATGTTCCAGTTCCTTATCGAGGACCCGACCATTCTGGCGACGGCCGGCAGTCCGGCAGCGGACCGGGCGATTGCGGAAGCGGATCTGCTGATCGTCCTGGACACGGCGGAGCCGGGGCGGATCGGCAAGGTCGCGAAGGCCGCCGCACAGAAGACGGTGGTGGTCATCGATCATCACGTCCATTCCGACAGCATGCTCGACGGCCTGATGCTCCAGGACGTCACGGCGTGCGCGACGGGTGAGCTGGTGTTCGACCTGCTCGAAGCAGCGGAGCTGCCCACTCCCTGGCCGCAGGTGGTTCTGGAGGGACTCTACACGGCCGTCGTGACGGATACGGGGTCCTTCCGCTTCTCGAACACGACACCGCGCGCGCATCAGGTGGCCGGCGAGCTGATCGCGCAGGGTGTCGACCCCGAGCTGATGTACCGTCGCATCTACGCGACTGTGCCGCTGCGACGCGTGGAGCTGCTGCGCCACGCGCTCCAGCAGCTCGAGGTCGATCCCGACTATCCCATCACGTGGATCACGATTCACCGCGGCATCATGGAGGAGCTCGGCACCGGCACGGAAGACCTCGAGGGTGTGGTCGATCACGCGCGCAGCATCGAGGGCACCGAACTGGCGATATTGTTCCGCGAAACCGCCGATGGCGCCACCAAGATCTCGCTCCGCTCCGCCGGCGCGGTCGACGTGAACGCCATCGCGCGGCAGTTCGGCGGGGGTGGTCACGTCAAGGCTGCGGGCGCTCTCATGTCGGACCGGATCGATGTCGCCAGGGCGCGCGTTCTCGACGCCGCGCGCACGGCGCTGCGCGACGCCGGCCTCACCTTTCGCCCCCCGATCTCACCCGGTTAG
- the speB gene encoding agmatinase, which produces MRMPESLRSLEWELPHSFMGLDEEASDLGNAKVVILPVPYEATTSFGGGTGNGPAAIIDASRYIELYDQELDGEPADVGIATLPSLMLTGAGPQEAIAELRAAYDRVLDAAPGRFVITLGGEHSISSAPILAWADRLQEEGRRLTVLQFDAHTDLRPEYEGSEYSHASVMSRTQDRVEIVAVGIRAITSDEMRLVRKSDNIHVFLADDIHTGEEWMDDVMSRLGEDVYITFDVDGFDPSLVPSTGTPEPGGLQWYPVMKLLRRVFAERTVHAVDIVELAPIAGLSAPDFLVAKLAYKMIGYRFADGAAGSERRDE; this is translated from the coding sequence ATGCGGATGCCGGAATCGCTGCGGTCGCTGGAGTGGGAGCTGCCGCACAGTTTCATGGGGCTGGACGAAGAGGCGAGCGATCTGGGGAACGCGAAGGTCGTGATTCTGCCGGTGCCGTACGAGGCGACGACGAGCTTCGGGGGCGGCACGGGCAACGGTCCAGCGGCGATCATCGATGCTTCGCGCTACATCGAGCTGTACGACCAGGAGCTGGACGGGGAGCCGGCCGATGTCGGGATCGCGACGCTGCCGTCCCTGATGCTGACGGGAGCCGGTCCGCAGGAAGCGATTGCGGAGCTGCGTGCTGCGTACGACCGGGTGCTCGATGCTGCTCCCGGTCGCTTTGTGATCACGCTGGGGGGCGAACATTCGATATCGAGTGCTCCGATTCTGGCGTGGGCGGACCGGCTCCAGGAGGAGGGTCGCCGGCTGACGGTGTTGCAGTTCGACGCGCACACGGATCTGCGTCCGGAGTATGAAGGCTCCGAGTACTCGCACGCCTCGGTGATGAGCAGGACGCAGGACCGGGTCGAGATCGTTGCGGTCGGTATCCGTGCGATCACGTCGGACGAGATGCGTCTGGTCCGGAAGTCGGACAACATCCATGTATTCCTCGCCGACGACATACACACGGGCGAGGAGTGGATGGATGATGTGATGTCACGTCTGGGTGAGGATGTGTACATCACGTTCGACGTGGACGGCTTCGATCCATCCCTGGTGCCGTCGACGGGCACACCGGAGCCCGGCGGTCTGCAGTGGTATCCGGTGATGAAGCTGCTGCGACGGGTGTTCGCGGAGCGGACCGTGCACGCGGTGGATATCGTGGAACTTGCGCCCATCGCCGGCCTGTCAGCGCCGGACTTCCTGGTGGCGAAGCTGGCGTACAAGATGATCGGCTACCGCTTTGCGGACGGCGCAGCCGGGAGCGAGCGCCGCGACGAGTAG